Proteins co-encoded in one Garra rufa chromosome 7, GarRuf1.0, whole genome shotgun sequence genomic window:
- the LOC141339183 gene encoding C-type natriuretic peptide 4-like has translation MIISHLVACGLILTLLSVGSETKPLTQAEQRSLRMLLGEELSEFLESDESQRRMMENRVRLLRDLRMDTRAKGPWARIMNEQPGSRRPKAGSKKGGTTARSGCFGHKMDRIGTMSGMGCQPSHYPSANNLS, from the exons ATGATCATCTCGCATTTGGTGGCTTGTGGACTTATTCTGACTCTTCTATCAGTCGGCTCTGAGACAAAACCACTAACCCAAGCAGAACAGAGG TCCCTCCGGATGCTGTTGGGAGAGGAGCTGTCGGAGTTCCTGGAGTCCGACGAGAGCCAGAGGAGGATGATGGAGAACAGGGTACGTCTGCTGCGGGACCTCCGCATGGACACTCGGGCCAAGGGCCCTTGGGCTCGGATCATGAACGAACAGCCCGGGTCACGCAGACCCAAAGCCGGATCTAAGAAGGGGGGAACGACGGCCAGGAGCGGATGCTTCGGACACAAGATGGACAGGATAGGAACCATGAGCGGAATGGGCTGTCAGCCGTCTCACTACCCGTCTGCAAATAATCTCTCATG